A stretch of DNA from Microbacterium saperdae:
AACTCGCGCAGCGCACCGATGCCCTGTCCGCCCGACTCGGTCGACCGTTGAGCCTGATCGCCGAGTCCGATCTGAACGACCCGACGCTGATCCTGCCGCGTGAGGCGGGCGGGTTCGGGCTGACGGCGCAGTGGTCCGATGACTGGCACCACGCCGTGCATGTGGCGCTGACAGGGGAGACCACGGGTTACTACGCCGATTTCGCAGCCGCGGATGCCGTCGCCAAGGTGTCGCGACACGGATTCTTCCACGATGGCACGTACTCGTCGTTCCGCGGCAGGGTGCACGGCTCTCCGATCCCCGACACGGTGCCGAGCTGGCGTCTGGTCACGTTCGCGCAGGACCACGATCAGGTCGGCAACCGGGCCGCAGGCGACCGCCTCTCGTCGTCGTTGTCGCCGTCACGACTCGCGGTCGCCGCCGTGCTCACCCTGACGGCTCCCGGAACCCCCATGCTCTTCATGGGGGAGGAATGGGGTGCATCGAGCCCGTGGCAGTTCTTCACCTCGCATCCCGAACCCGAGCTCGGGCGTGCGACGCGGGAAGGGCGCACCGCCGAGTTCGCGCGGATGGGCTGGGATCCCGCCGATGTGCCCGATCCGCAGGACCCCGCGACGTTCCGGCGCTCGCATCTGCAGTGGAGTGAGAGGGAGGCCCCCGATCACGCTGCTCTGCTGGCCCTGTACCGCGACCTCATCACGCTGCGGCGTACGCGCCCCGAACTCACCGATCCCGACCTGACGCACACGCACGTCGCGGTGACACAGGACGACGGAGACCCGAGCACGCGGGCGTACCGGATCGACCGCGGGGCCTGCGCGGTGCTGATCAACCTCACCGCGGATGCCGTCGTCTTCGACATCGACCCCGGCGACGCCGTGCTGCTGTCGACGTCCGCCGTGGAACCGGACGCCGGTCGCGTGCGGGTCCCGTCCGAGGCAGCGGTCGTGGTGGGGTCGGCGCGGGCCTGAGCAGCGGCATCCGGCGGTGCGCGCGCGAGACGACGCGACCCGGACCTCGTCGTCAGATGAGAAGCTAGAAGGATGAGCGTTCCCCCCGCCGCTGACGTGCTCGCCCCGCTGAGCGAGGACGAGGTCCGGCGCATCCGCGAAGACTTCCCCATCCTGCAGATGCAGGTGAACGGGCATCCGCTGGCCTACCTCGATTCGGGTGCGACGTCGCAGCGGCCGTTCGTGGTGCTGGATGCCGAGCGCGAGTTCGCGTCGACCATGAACTCCGCGGTGCATCGGGGCGCGCACACCCTCGCGGCCGAGGCCACCGAGCTGTTCGAGGATGCGCGGGCCACCGTCGCACGCTTCGTCGGCGCCGACGACGACGAGATCGTCTGGACCTCGAACGCGACCGAGGCGATCAATCTGGTCGCGTACTCGCTCTCCAACGCCTCACTCGGGCGCGGCGGGGCGGAGGCCGACCGCCTGCGGTTGCGTGAGGGCGACGAGATCGTCACCACCGAGATGGAGCACCACGCCAATCTGATCCCCTGGCAGGAGCTCGCGGCCCGCACCGGCGCGACGCTGCGCGTGATCCCGCTCGACGACGACGGCGCGCTCCGAATGGACGAGGCCGCCGCGATCATCGGCGATCGCACCAAGCTCGTCGCCGTCACTCACGTCTCCAACGTGCTCGGCGTGATCAACCCGGTGGAGCAGATCATCGCTCTCGCGCGTCGGGCCGGCGCGCTCGTGCTGCTCGACGCCTGCCAGTCCGCACCCCATCTGCCGCTCGACGTGCGAGCCCTCGACGTCGACTTCGCGGTGCTCTCCGGACACAAGATGCTCGGGCCCACCGGCGTCGGCGCGCTGTACGGTCGCCGTGACCTGCTCGAGGCGATGCCGCCGTTCCTGACGGGCGGCTCGATGATCACGACCGTCACGACGACGCACGCCGAGTACCTGCCGCCGCCGCAGCGCTTCGAGGCGGGCACGCAGCGGGTGTCTCAGGCGATCGCGCTCGCCGCAGCCATCGACTATCTCACCGCGGTCGGCATGCCGCGGATCGCCGCGCATGAGGCGGCGTTCGGTCGCCGTCTGGTCGACGGGCTGGGTGCGATCGACGGGGTCCGTGTGCTCGGCGCCGGCATCGACCTGCCGCGTGTGGGACTCGCGAGCTTCGACGTCGACGGCATCCATTCGCACGATGTCGGGCAGTTCCTCGACGACCGCGGTATCGCGGTGCGCGTCGGACACCACTGCGCGCAGCCGCTGCACCGACGCCTCGGCATCACCTCGTCCACCCGGGCGAGCACCTATCTCTACACGACCGAGGCCGAGGTGGAGGCCGTGATCGACGGCGTCGCTGCGGCCATCGACTTCTTCGGAGTGCACGCATGACATCCGGCGACCTGCAGAACCTCTACCAGGAGCTCATCCTGGATCACTCGCGCACCCCGCACGGCTTCGGTCTGCGCGAGACCATCGCGGCGCAGTCGCACCAGGTCAACCCGACCTGCGGCGATGAGGTCACGCTCCAGGTGCATCGCGCGGCCGACGGAACCGTCGAGGCGATCGCCTGGGAAGGCCACGGCTGTGCGATCTCGCAGGCGTCGGCGTCCCTTCTCGCGGAGCTCGCCGAAGGACTGTCGGTTGCAGACCTGGAGGTGCGCATCGATGCGTTCCGGGAAGCGATGCGCTCGCGCGGCAAGATCGAACCCGACGAGGAGCTGCTCGGAGACGCGGCGGCGCTCGGCGGGGTGTCCCGCTATGTGGCTCGGGTGAAGTGCGCGATGCTCGCGTGGGTCGCTGCGGAGGACGCGCTGCACAAGTCGGCCTGATCGGTCGACCGCTCCTCCGCGAGGGCGCAGGATGGACAGTATGACCGTACGCCTCACGCCACTGCCCGCCGCACGCTACGACGAGTGGAGCGCGGCCACCAGGGAGCGGCTCATCCGTCTGCGCCAGGACTCCGGACTGCGCCTCGGTGAGGATGCGGTCACACAGGCCGGGCAGTACTTCACCGAACTCCTGCCGAACGGTCTGGACTCCACGGCCTCGCAGGTGCTGCTCATCGCCGATGGCGACGACGAGCTCGGCACGCTCTGGCTCGGCGCGAACGCTGGGCGCTTGTTCGTGATCGATCTCGCTCTCTCGGTTCCGCCGTCGACGTCGCAGGGCGACGAGATCGTGGCAGCGCTTCAGACCATCGCGACAGGAGAAGAGGCCTCGCTGATCAGCATCGGGCTCTTCCGGCAGGATGTCGAGGGGCATCGCCTCGTCGACGGGCGGGGCTTCCGCGTCGCTTCCATCCAGATGCTGCTCGAACCGCTGCCCGACCGTGAGGTGGCCCCTCATGTGGTCGTGGCTCCGATGACGGTGGAGCGCTATCCGAGCTTCGCGGACACCTCGGAGGCGGCTTTCGCGGTCGACCTCGCCACGTCCGGCCGGTACAGCCCCGAAGAGGCGGCAGTGGAGTCGCGCCGGCAGTTCCTGCAGGAGCTGCCTCAGGGCCTGGACACCCCGGGCCAGGAGATCTTCACGGCTACGGTCGACGGCGTCGAGGTCGGAATCCTCTGGATCGGGATGCGGGAGCGGGGCGGTCGTCCCCATGCCTTCATCCTCGACATCGAGGTCGCTGCGGATCAGCGTCGGAAGGGCTACGGGCGTGAGCTGATGCATGCCACGGAACGTGAAGCGCGTCGATTGGGTGCAGGGTCCATCGGCCTGCACGTGTTCGGATTCAACGACGCCGCGGTCACGCTATACGAGCAGCTCGGGTACCGACGGCTCGAGGAGCAGTTCGTCCTCGACGTCGGAGACGCGGCGCGCGCGGGATCGTGACGCCCGGCGTCGGTGCGGGAATACCCGCGCGTCTGCCGCGTTGGCCCCCCACATGACAACTCTCGGAATCATCGGTGCAGGACACATCGGATCACAGGTCGCGCGCGTGGCGGTCGCCCACGGCTACGACGTCGTGATCTCCAACTCGCGCGGTCCGGAGACGCTCGCCGCGCTCGTCGAGGAACTCGGCCCGCGCGCCCGTGCCGCGACGGCGGTGGAGGCCGGAGCGGCCGGTGACGTGGTCGTGGTGACGGTTCCCCTGCGCGCCCTCGACCAGGTTCCGGTCGAGCCCCTCGCCGGCAAGATCGTGCTCGACACGAACAACTACTACTTCGAGCGCGACGGTCACATCGAGGCGCTCGACAAGGGCGAGACCACGACGTCGGAGCTCGTGCAGCAGCACCTGCCCACCTCGAAGGTCGCCAAGGCGTTCAACCACATCTACGCCGCCGACATCACGACCGACGGCGCTCCGGCCGGTGCGGAGAACCGTCGGGCGCTCGCGACGGCGGGCGACGACGCGGAGGCGGTGGAGTTCGTGACGCGCTTCTACGACGAGATCGGGTTCGACACCGTGAACGTCGGTGCGTTGAGCGAGTCGTGGCGCGTCGAGCGCGACCGTCCCGCGTACGTCGTGCGCCAGAACGCCGCCGAGCTCGAAGCCAACCTCGCGATCGCGAATCGCCTTCCCTGAGGTCGTGGCGCTGCAGAAGGAGGGAGGTCGTCGTCGACGGCCTCCCTCCTTCTGCGTGAGTGGCCCGAGCGGGATGGGATACCAAAACTTGTCCCCGATCCCGCCGAGTGAGACAATCGCGGGATGACGGCAGCGGGGGCTACCGGCGAACTAGAGTCGGCCAGGGTCACGCGCATACTGCGTGATGACATCATCCTCGGACGCCGCGCGCCCGGGTCCCGGCTCGTTGAGCGCGACATCGCCGCCGAGCTCAACGTCTCGCGGCTGCCCGTTCGGGAAGCCATCCGCGCCCTGGTGGGGGAGGGCGTCGTGGTCGCGAGACCGCGCACGTGGGCGGTCGTGCGCGAGTTCACGCATCGCGACATCAAGGACTTCGCCGAGGTGCGTGAGGCGATCGAGACGCTGATCTTCGTCTTCGCCGCCGAGCGCCACGACACGGCCGGGATCGCGCGGCTCCGCGCGGCGTACGAACGCGAGCGGGACGCGGCCAAGACGGACGATGCCGAGGGGGCGCGCATCGCCGCGGCGGAGTTCCACGAGATCGCCGCCGAACTGGCGGGGAACGAGATGCTGGGCGAGCTGATCGCCGTGTTCATCACGCGTCTGCGCTGGCTGTTCGGGCAGCACGACGATCTGCCGGCGATGGCGGAAGAGCACCGCGTCATCCTGGAGACCCTGGTCGCGCGTGACGTCGATGCGATCCGCACGCTCATCCCGCAGCACCTGGCCAACGGACAGGCCGTCGCCGAGCGCCGGCTCGCCAACGGCTACCAGATCTGACGGGCGGTGAGGACGGGACGACCCGTCGCGTCGTCCCGGGTGCTCGAGCGGGGGACGCGACGCCGCGATCGCTATATATTGGGGCGTATCGGAATCGTTCCGGAACTGTCGCGTTGTCCTGGGGAGCGAGATGCGGGGTCTTGCTGTCGTTGTCGGAGGCCTGCTGCTGGTGGGCGGGGCGGTGCTCGTCGTGGTCGCCGATCAGGAGCGCGTGGCGGCGCTGGATGAGATCAGGGCCCAGGTCGTCAAGACCGAGAAGCTGTTCGACGACACGCGAGCGGAGAACCTCCGTCTGGCGGAACAGCTCACCGCGCTGAGGTCCCAGATCGCCGAGCAGGATGCGGTGCTCTCCGATTCCACGGGATTCCTGCAGTGATCCGTCGGTTCGTCTCGGTCTCCGTCGCGGTCGCGATGATGCTCTCGGTCGGGATCATGGCGCGCGCGAACGGTCTCGACGCTGAGCGCACGGAGGCAGTGGCAGAGCTGACGGCGCTCGCCGGCACCACCCGCACCGCGCTGCAGCGCACGGACTACCTCGAAGGAGCCGTCGAACGTGCAGAGGATGACACGGCGGATCGCGCCGCAGTGCTCGAGGTCCGTCCGGCGTTCCTCACGGAGATCACGGCGCTGAGCACCGCGCTGGCCGGTGCGAAGGGCAAGGTCGACACCGCGGCGCATCGGGCGGCGGCCCTGTCCGCGCAGCAGACCGTGCTCGATGAACGAGCCGACCCCGACACGGTGAAGAACGCCACTGCCACAGTTCACGCGCTCACCGCGAAGGTCGGCGAAGAGGTGGCCACGTGGCAGGCGGTGCAGCTCGCACAGAGCGCCGGTCCGGGCGGCCCGGCCTGGAGCACCAGCGGACCTGACGGCTACGCCCGGGTGCGCGCCGCGCTCGATCGCGTCGGCGGTGGCGGTGTCGGGCTCTACGAGTCCTCCTCCTGTGCGGGAGGAAACGCGCCCGCGTGCGCGAACAGTGGCGGCTACATCAAGTACCGCGGCGACATCGCGAACTGGAGCGAGGGACGGCTGAACTGGGCGATGGCCCATGAGCTCGCCCACATCTACCAGTTCCGGGTCTGGGGTGCGCTGAACTCGTCCGGTGCGTACCGGTCGATGTTCGGCGGGGATCCGGAGTTCCTGGCGAACTGCATGGCCGTGGTGCGCGGCTACCCGGGCAGCGTGGGGTGCAACGGTGATCAGCAGGCATGGGCCTCGGGGATCTGGGTCGGCGCGGTGCGCTGACGCCTGGTCAGGAGATCGGCGTCGTGGTGTCGATCGCCTCGCGCAGCGGGCCACGCATCACGCGCCAATAGGCCGACGGAGCCACCCTCACGAGTACGTCGATGAGTCGCGCCTCCCTCCCGACCATCGTGCGGGGGCGGCGACGCTTCGTCGCCTGCACGATCCGCGCCGCCGCGTCGGCCGGCTCGGTGTGATACATCGCGGCCTGCGCCTCGGCTGCTCGTGCCGCGACCGCGGGATCGATCGCGGCGGCGTACCGTCCGTGCAGGATGATGCCGGTGCGCACGCCCGCCGGGTACACGGCACCGACCGACACCGAGCTCCCTTCGAGCTCGTGACGCAGAGCCTCGGAGAAGGCGCGGACGGCGAACTTGCTCATCGCGTAGGGGATCCGTCCGGCCGGAGAGGCGAGGGCATAGACGCTGGCCAGGTGCGTGATGTGCGCGGCCGGCGCGTTCCGCAGCGCCGGCAGCAGGGCCTTGGTGATCGAGACCGTGCCCCAGAGGTTCACATCGGTGAGCCAGCGCATCTCCTCCATCGTCAGCTGGTCCAGATTGCCGAGCATCGAAGAGCCGGCGCACGTGATCAGGGCGTTGATCCGCGGATGCGCAGCCGTGATCTCGGCCGCGGTGGCGAATACGGCGTCGTCGTCGCGGAGGTCGACGACGTGCGTGGTGACGGTGGTGCCGGTCAGCTCTGCGGCGATCTCGGTGAGAGCAGTGGCGTTGTGATCGAGCAACGCGAGATGCGCGCCTTCGGCCGCGAGCAGCCGGGCGATCGCCGCGCCCATGCCGCTCGCCGCGCCGGTGATCACGGTCGTGCTCCCGGCAAGGTGCAGGTGCTTCATGCTTCTCCTTCTGGCGCGCGGCGGTGCGCGCCGTCTGGGTGGTCGTCGGGCGGGGTGAGATCCCGATCCGAACCATTCTGGCCGACGCTTCCCGCAAGCGATACCGGTACGCTCGTGAGGAGGAGGTACCGGTGGGACGGACAGCGGATGCCATCGCTGAAGGTGTCGCGATCGCGACCGCTGCAGCGCGCCTGGCCGTCAAGAATCACATCCTCGTCGGCACGATCGCCGAGAACGGGGTCTTCGACACCGACAAGTACATCGACGACGCCCGGGAGGCGCTGCGCGCGATGGCCGAGGAGTCCGAAGAGGCCGCCGCGAACGTGACCGCCCTGCGCAAGCGGGCGCGTGGTCGCCACTCCGACCCGTCCGGCACGCACGACTACCGTGATCGCGACGTGCGCAACCTCCGTCGTCGAGCGAAGCAGTCCAGCGGCGTCGCCGCCAAGCTGCGCGACATGATGCAGGACCGCGACCGGCTCCGCGTCATCGTCGAAGAAGCGCGTGAAGCGGCCTGGGCCGACGTGCGCCACAACCTCGACCGCCGACTGCGGGTCGAGGGGATGCGTCCGGATCACGACCCCGATTACGACCGCATGCGCGAGGCGCGGATGCAGGCGCTGCGGCTCGTCGATCTGCAGGCGCTGTCGTCGCAGCAGCGCGCCAAAGCCAAGCGCAAGAAGAAGCAGAAAGCCGACGCCGAGGCCGAGTGAGGCCCCGTTTCGCTTTCCCGTCGCGACTGTTGTAGGCTGTTCTACGGCCCGCTGAGCGGTCCAGGAGCGCCCGTAGCTCAATGGATAGAGCATCTGACTACGGATCAGAAGGTTAGGGGTTCGAGTCCCTTCGGGCGCACAGATCCAGAAACGGCTTCCACTTCGGTGGGGGCCGTTTCTGCGTTTCTGGCCGCTCTGCGATGCCGAAAACGCGCCGCACTCGTCCACGCGCTCGGCGTTCCTCCGCGCTCAGCGGCGAACCCCAACGGGCTTGCGCACCGATGAGATCATGGGTCCATGAGACGCGCCCCTGTCATGCTCGCCGTCGCGTGGGGCCTGACGTTCGGGCTCGCCGGATGCACGGGCACCGCGGTCCCGGATCCGGTGGCCACCGAAACGCCTGTCGATGAGGCTGAGTCTCCGGACGCTGCTCCGCTGTCTGGAACCACGTGGGGTGACGGAGTGGCCGAGTTCGAGTTCCGCCGCGAAGGAATCGTCGTCGGAGACAACGGCTGCAATGGTGTCAGCTTCGAGTGGGAGCAGGACGGAGCGGACATCCGCTTCGGGCTCTTCAGCACCACCGACATCGGTTGCTCAGGGTATGAGCACTGGGTCGAGCCTCCGAGCGCGGGCGAGATCTCGGACGGCGTCCTCACGGTGAGGAACCAAGACGGCGATGTCATCGTCGCGCTCCGTCCTCTCGACTAGCGCTCGCCGGGCTACCCGAGCAGCTCCACCCCGAACCCCGCCACCACGGCACGCAACTCTTCGAGGTAGCGCTGCGCCTGTTCCGTGAGCGGGATCGCGGAGTGGTCGATCCAGCCGATCTCGATCCGCTCGTCGATGTCGAGCGGAATCGCGACGATCTCCGGATCGAGGTCGTCGCTGATGATGCCTGTCGAGATCGTGTAGCCGTCCAGGCCGATCATGAGGTTGAAGATGGTAGCGCGGTCCGCGACCCGGATCTCCTGCTTGCTCGACAGGGTGGAGAGGATCTCCTCGGCGAAGTAGAACGAGTTGTTCGCGCCCTGGTCGAAGGTGAGTCGCGGCAGGTCGGCGAGATCGTCGAGCGTGACGTGATCCCGCGAGGCGAGCGGGTTCTTCCGGGAGATGAAGATGTGCGGGTCGGCGAGGAAGAGCGGGTGGAAGGCGAGTCCCGAGTCCCGAAGGAGCTTGTCGATGACGTTCCGGTTGAAGTCGTTGCGGTAGAGGATGCCGAGCTCGCTGCGAAGCGTCCGGACGTCCTCGATGATCTCCCAGGTGCGCGTCTCCCGCAGCGAGAACTCGTACTCGGCCGCATTGCTGCCCTTCACCATGCGCACGAACGCGTCGACGACGAAGGAGTAGTGCTGCGCCGAGACTCCCAGCAGGCGTCGCGACGGCGCCCGCCCGAGGTAGCGCTGCTCGAGAAGGGCGACCTGCTCGGTGACCTGCCGCGCATATCCGAGGAACTCCGCCCCCTCGGTGGTGAGCGTCACTCCGCGGGCCGACCGGAGGAAGAGGGTGCGCCCGATCCGCGCCTCGAGATCCTTCATCGCCGACGACATGGTCGGCTGAGAGACGTAGAGCAGGTCGGCGGCGGCGCTGATCGACCCCTCCGCGGCGACCTCGATGAAGTAGACGAGTTGCTGCAGGGTGATGCCGTTGGATCCACGAGCCATAGGTGGAGCCTATAACAATGCATAGTCGTGGCTACTTACCCGATATCCGCCCCGTGCCTGCACGATGGAACCACAGACTTCCGCGCGGCCGAATCCGGCCGATCACAGCAATCAGATGGGTCGCTCATGGCGAACGAATTCACGTTCAGCATCTCCACCACGCGCTTCGACGAGGACTACGCGCCCTCGGAGAACTCGCGCATCACCACGAACTTCGCCAACCTGGCCCGGGGCGAGCACCGCCAGCAGAACCTCCACAACGCGCTGACGATGATCGAGCGTCGCTTCAACTCTCTCGCGCACTGGGACAACCCCACCCAGGACCGCTACGGCGTCGAGCTCGAGATCGTCTCGGTCGAGCTGGAGTTCTCCACGGGAGGTGAGGACAAGGAGTTCCCGCTGCTCGAGGTCCTCGACATCCAGATCGTCGACCGGGTCACCGGCGCACGTCATCACGGGATCGTGGGCAACAACTTCTCGTCCTACGTCCGCGACTACGACTTCAGCGTGCTGCTGCCGGCGACCACCGAGGCTGCCGGGAAGTTCACCCTCCCCGACGAGTTCGGCGTGCTGCACGGCAAGCTGTTCCAGCACTTCCTCGACTCCGCCGCGTACCGGGAGCGGTTCTCGACCTCTCCCGTCATCTGCATCAGCGTCTCGACGAGCAAGGAGTACCAGCGCACCGCGAACCACCACCCGGTCCTCGGCGTCGAGTATCAGCAGAGCGACTACTCCCTCACCGACGAGTACTTCGGGAAGATGGGGCTGCAGGTCCGCTACTTCATGCCCCCCGGAAGCGTGGCTCCGCTCGCGTTCTACTTCAGGGGCGATCTGCTCAACGACTACTCGAACCTGCAGTTGATCGGCACCATCAGCACGATGGAGACGTTCCAGAAGATCTATCGTCCGGAGATCTACAACGCGAACGCGGCGGCGGCGAGCACCTACCGGCCGACGCTCGATCAGCAGAACTTCTCGTCGACGCAGATCGCGTACGACCGTGTCGAGCGCAACCAGCTCGCGAGCGCGCAGGGGAAGTACACGGCTGAGCACTTCATCACGCCTCACCAGGATGTGCTCGATCGCTGGGCCGCCGACTACCCGACCCCGGTCGCCTGACCCGCGGAGCATCACGAACATGAACACTCTTCTCCCCACCTCGATCGTCGGCAGCCTCCCGAAGCCCTCGTGGCTCGCGCAGCCGGAGACCCTCTGGTCTCCCTGGAAGCTGGAGGGCGATGCCCTGGTCGAGGGCAAGCAGGATGCGCTGCGCATCGCTGTGCAGGAGCAACGCCAGCGCGGCATCGACATCATCAGCGACGGGGAGCAGACCCGTCAGCACTTCGTCACGACGTTCATCGAGCACCTCGACGGCGTCGACTTCGATCAGCGCGAGACCGTGCGGATCCGCAATCGCTACGACGCGAACGTGCCGACCGTGGTCGGTGCGGTGAGTCGTCAGAAGCCGGTGTTCGTCGATGACGCGAAGTACCTCCGTCAGCAGACCGACCAGCCGATCAAGTGGGCGCTTCCCGGTCCGATGACGATGATCGACACGCTCGCTGACCGTCACTACAAGAGCCGCGAGAAGCTGGCCTGGGAGTTCGCCACCATCCTCAACCAGGAGGCGCGCGAGCTCGAGGCCGCGGGGGTCGACATCATCCAGTTCGACGAGCCCTCCTTCAACGTCTTCTTCGATGAGGTGCAGGACTGGGGCGTGGCGGCGCTGGAGCGTGCGGTGGAAGGGCTGCGGGCCGAGACCGTCGTGCACATCTGTTACGGCTACGGCATCAAGGCGAACACCGATTGGAAAGCGACCCTCGGTTCGGAGTGGCGCCAGTACGAGGAGTCGTTCCCGCTTCTGCAGCAGTCCTCCATCGACGTCATCTCGCTCGAATCGCAGAACTCCCATGTGCCGATCGACCTCCTGGAACTCGTTCGCGGCAAGAAGGTCATGCTCGGTGCCATCGATGTGGCGAGCGAGACGGTCGAGACTCCGGAGCAGGTCGCCGAGACCCTCCGGAAAGCGCTCGCATTCGTGGATGCCGACAAGCTCATCCCGAGCACGAACTGCGGCATGGCCCCGCTGCCCCGCGACGTCGCCCGCGGCAAGCTGGGCGCGCTCAGCGCGGGCGCGGCTATCGTCCGTGAGGAGCTCGCCGCCGCGAAGGTCTGACCGCGGGGCATCCGGGCGAGGGGCCAGAACACGCCGCGACCGCACGCGGCTGTGGGGCGTGTCTTGACTCTTCGCGGGCGTTCGAGGTCCGGGCTCAGTCGATCAGCGAGGTGATCGCGGGGTCGCGGCGGGCGACCTCTGCCGCGGTCGAGAGGATGACCTCGCGCATCGCGGCGACCGCGACGGCGGGGGTGACGTCGGATCGGTGTGCGAGGCTGACGACGCGCGTCATCATCGGATGCGTCAGGCGCACCGAGCGCAGCGCCGGCTGATCGAGCAGCACCATCGCCGGGACCACCGCCACACCGACTCCGCGCTCGACGAAGCGGAGAACGGCATCCATCTCTGCACCCTCCAGCACGTGGCTCGGCGTGAGGCCGGCGGAGCGGAACGCGGCGTCGGTCGCCGCCCGCAGCTCGTAGGTCTCGTCGAGGGCGATGAGCGGCAGCGTGGAGAGATACTCGAGTCCGATCGACGGCGTCACCGCGATCGGAGGCTGCGATGCTGCCGACACCACGACGAGTTCCTCGGTGAGCAGCGGTGTGCGCGTGAGGCTGAAGCCGGAGGGCGGGGGACCGTCTGACTCGGTGATGAGGGCGATGTCGACCGCGCCGATGGCCAGCTGCTCCACGAGTGCGCGGGATCCGCTCTCGGTCAGGTGGAGGTCGACTCCGGGGTGTGCGGAATGGAAGGTGCTGATCGCCTCGGCGACGAGGCTGATGCAGAGCGTGGGTGGCGCACCGAGGCGCACCCGACCACGGCGGAGTCCCGCGAGCTCGCCCATCTCCTCGCGGATCGCCTCGGCCTCGGCGAGCATCCGCTGCGCACGGGGGAGGAGGGCATCGCCGGATGCGGTCAACGTGATGTGTCCCCGCGCACGATGGAACAGCTCGGTTCCGAGTTCGCGCTCCAGCGTGGAGATCTGCCGGCTGAGCGACGGCTGTGCCAGGTGGAGGTGTTCGGAGGCACGCGTGAAGTGACCGAGGCGGGCGATCTCGACGAATCCTCGAAGCTGCTCCAGATTCATACCCGCAGTCTATCGAAACAAGTAGAACTATGCATTGGAGTTATTAGGATCGCCTAACTAGCGTCGAAGGCATGAGTACACGCGAACGTCAGATCTCCACCACGGTCCTGGTCATCGGCACCGGAGGATCCGGCCTGCGAGCGGCGATCGAGATCGCCGAACACGGTGTCGACGTCCTCGCCGTCGGCAAACGCCCGCGCCAGGATGCGCACACCTCCCTCGCTGCCGGTGGCATCAACGCCGCCCTCGGAACGATGGACTCCGACGACACCTGGCAGCAGCACGCGGCCGACACCATCAAGGAGAGCTACCTGCTCGCGAACCCCCACACGGTCGAGATCGTGACGCAGGGCGCAGAGCGCGGCATCCGCGACCTCGAGCGCTGGGGCATGGACTTCGCCCGCGAAGACGACGGCCGTATCTCGCAGCGCTTCTTCGGAGCGCACACGTTCCGCCGCACGGCCTTCTCGGGCGACTACACGGGCCTCGA
This window harbors:
- a CDS encoding asparagine synthase, whose amino-acid sequence is MGRTADAIAEGVAIATAAARLAVKNHILVGTIAENGVFDTDKYIDDAREALRAMAEESEEAAANVTALRKRARGRHSDPSGTHDYRDRDVRNLRRRAKQSSGVAAKLRDMMQDRDRLRVIVEEAREAAWADVRHNLDRRLRVEGMRPDHDPDYDRMREARMQALRLVDLQALSSQQRAKAKRKKKQKADAEAE
- a CDS encoding META domain-containing protein — encoded protein: MRRAPVMLAVAWGLTFGLAGCTGTAVPDPVATETPVDEAESPDAAPLSGTTWGDGVAEFEFRREGIVVGDNGCNGVSFEWEQDGADIRFGLFSTTDIGCSGYEHWVEPPSAGEISDGVLTVRNQDGDVIVALRPLD
- a CDS encoding LysR family transcriptional regulator; this translates as MARGSNGITLQQLVYFIEVAAEGSISAAADLLYVSQPTMSSAMKDLEARIGRTLFLRSARGVTLTTEGAEFLGYARQVTEQVALLEQRYLGRAPSRRLLGVSAQHYSFVVDAFVRMVKGSNAAEYEFSLRETRTWEIIEDVRTLRSELGILYRNDFNRNVIDKLLRDSGLAFHPLFLADPHIFISRKNPLASRDHVTLDDLADLPRLTFDQGANNSFYFAEEILSTLSSKQEIRVADRATIFNLMIGLDGYTISTGIISDDLDPEIVAIPLDIDERIEIGWIDHSAIPLTEQAQRYLEELRAVVAGFGVELLG
- a CDS encoding putative oxygenase MesX, coding for MANEFTFSISTTRFDEDYAPSENSRITTNFANLARGEHRQQNLHNALTMIERRFNSLAHWDNPTQDRYGVELEIVSVELEFSTGGEDKEFPLLEVLDIQIVDRVTGARHHGIVGNNFSSYVRDYDFSVLLPATTEAAGKFTLPDEFGVLHGKLFQHFLDSAAYRERFSTSPVICISVSTSKEYQRTANHHPVLGVEYQQSDYSLTDEYFGKMGLQVRYFMPPGSVAPLAFYFRGDLLNDYSNLQLIGTISTMETFQKIYRPEIYNANAAAASTYRPTLDQQNFSSTQIAYDRVERNQLASAQGKYTAEHFITPHQDVLDRWAADYPTPVA
- a CDS encoding methionine synthase, which produces MNTLLPTSIVGSLPKPSWLAQPETLWSPWKLEGDALVEGKQDALRIAVQEQRQRGIDIISDGEQTRQHFVTTFIEHLDGVDFDQRETVRIRNRYDANVPTVVGAVSRQKPVFVDDAKYLRQQTDQPIKWALPGPMTMIDTLADRHYKSREKLAWEFATILNQEARELEAAGVDIIQFDEPSFNVFFDEVQDWGVAALERAVEGLRAETVVHICYGYGIKANTDWKATLGSEWRQYEESFPLLQQSSIDVISLESQNSHVPIDLLELVRGKKVMLGAIDVASETVETPEQVAETLRKALAFVDADKLIPSTNCGMAPLPRDVARGKLGALSAGAAIVREELAAAKV
- a CDS encoding LysR family transcriptional regulator codes for the protein MNLEQLRGFVEIARLGHFTRASEHLHLAQPSLSRQISTLERELGTELFHRARGHITLTASGDALLPRAQRMLAEAEAIREEMGELAGLRRGRVRLGAPPTLCISLVAEAISTFHSAHPGVDLHLTESGSRALVEQLAIGAVDIALITESDGPPPSGFSLTRTPLLTEELVVVSAASQPPIAVTPSIGLEYLSTLPLIALDETYELRAATDAAFRSAGLTPSHVLEGAEMDAVLRFVERGVGVAVVPAMVLLDQPALRSVRLTHPMMTRVVSLAHRSDVTPAVAVAAMREVILSTAAEVARRDPAITSLID